TGGATTGATACCCAGCACCGTCTACTGGCTTATGGATTAACCTTGATTTTTAAAGAAGCGGATATCCCAACGCAGTTTGAGCCTCAGGGTGCCAGCATCTGCCTGCGCGACTACAGTAACAATCAGGGCTGCCCTCTGATGCGGCCGGACCTTCCCACCCTGGCGCTGGTCAAGCAGGGTACCGTGGAGTCCGAACTCTTTGAACTGATCCACCTCGAATACCGCGGCTATATCCTTGCAGATTGTGATGTCCAGACCCTGTTACAGAGCGTAGCAGCGGTTTACAGGGGAGAATTGTGGATCGACCCCCACGTGATGATGCGGTATCTGGCACCGCATCACTCTGGCCATTTACTAACCAGCCGGGAGCGTGAGGTGCTGTTTTACCT
This DNA window, taken from Deinococcus aerolatus, encodes the following:
- a CDS encoding helix-turn-helix transcriptional regulator, with the protein product MTTHHWSRIQESVADPGPIWIDTQHRLLAYGLTLIFKEADIPTQFEPQGASICLRDYSNNQGCPLMRPDLPTLALVKQGTVESELFELIHLEYRGYILADCDVQTLLQSVAAVYRGELWIDPHVMMRYLAPHHSGHLLTSREREVLFYLRRGWTNLQIAKQLAIAPKTVKTHVSAVLYKYGVRKRTELMVGSS